The Klebsiella sp. RIT-PI-d genomic sequence GGTCGTTACAGTAATGCACAAGTTGATGCATGGCTGACTCAGGCGCGTCAGAGCACCGATCCCGCCGCGCGTAAGCCGTTGTACGAAAACGTTGTTAAGCAACTGCAAAGCGATATGCCGATTGCCTATCTCTACTTTGAACCACGCATTTTTGGTCTGAATAAAAAAGTGCAGGGCTTTAAACCTTACCCGGACGGCATCGTGCGCGTCGCGGGTTTGACGCTGGCTCAATAACCGGCGCGTAAGGAGAAACCATGCTGGAACTGATATGCAAGCGTCTATTACTGGCGATCCCAACCTTACTGCTGGTCAGTATGATGGTCTTTGGGCTGCAAAAACTGCTACCGGGCGATCCGCTGATCGCCATGGCGGGAGAAGAGCGCGATCCGGCGGTTATTGCCCAGCTTCGGGCAGACCTGAACCTGGATGCGCCAATCCCGGTGCAGTATTACGACTGGCTGACCCGCGCCCTGCAGGGCGATCTTGGTTCGTCTTTACGTACTCATGAGCCGGTGACGCAGCTTATCGCCAGCAAACTGCCGGTGACGCTGGAATTGTCATTGCTGGCCATGATTATTGCACTGGTGTTCGGGATCGGCATGGGAATACTGGCCGCAGTCAATAAGAATAGCTGGATCGATCACGGTGCTAACTTTGTGGCCATCTCAGGGATCTCAATTCCGCACTTCTGGCTGGGTATTCTGCTGATTCTGGTGTTCTCGGTTAATTTGCAGTGGCTCCCCGCCTCAGGCTTTGTGCCGTTTGGTGAAGATCCGCTGCAAAACCTGCGCACGCTACTGCTGCCTGCGTCAGTACTGGGAACGGGGCTTGCGGCCACGCTGATGCGCCATACCCGGGCGTCGATGATATCGGTACTGAAAGCCGATTATATTCGTACCGCGCGGGCTAAAGGGCTGCTGCCGAAAGCGGTGATCCTCAAGCACGCTTTTCGTAACGCGCTGGTGCCGGTCATCACCCTGACCACGCTGCTGTTTGGTGAGCTGCTGGGCGGCGCGGTGCTTACCGAGCAGGTATTTACTATCCCGGGTTTTGGCAAAATGATCGTCGATTCCGTTTTCAACCGTGATTACGCGGTGGTGCAGGGCGTGGTATTGATTGTGGCAATAGGTTTTCTGCTGCTCAATCTGCTTGCCGATGTGCTCTACGTCCTTATTAACCCGAAAATGCGAGGCTAACCATGGCGGAACTTTCAACGCAAAATGTCGCGGTGGCAACCCCGCGTGCGCAGAATCGGGTGATGAAAAAATTTCTTGCCAATAGAAGCGCCATGATCGGAGCGATTATTGTCGGGATCTTCGTGGTAATCGCGCTGCTGGCACCGTGGATCGCGCCATTTGATCCGGTAAAGGCTAACTTTCTGGCGGTGCGTAAACCGCCATCAGAGCTTTACTGGTTCGGCACTGATGAACTGGGTCGTGACATCCTGTCGCGTATTATCTGGGGAGCGCGCACCTCGCTGATGGCCGGGTGTGTCTCGGTGATGATTGCCGTCGTTATCGGGGTACCGCTTGGCCTGGTAGCGGGTTATTTTCAGGGGATATGGGACGGCATTATTTCTCGTTTCATTGAGGCGCTGCTGGCCTGCCCATTTTTGATCATGGCGATTGCATTAGGCGCATTTTTAGGCCCGAGCCTGAGTAATGCCATGATCGCTATCGGTCTGTCTGCGATGCCGATCTTCGCCCGGCTAACGCGAGGGCAGGTGATCGCGATCCGCAGTGAAGAGTATATTGATGGCGCGCGTGCCATCGGTCTGCCGGATCGCTGGATCATCGTGAAATATGTGCTGCCAAACGTGATGTCGCCAATTCTCGTGCAGGCAACGCTGGCCATTGCATCGGCGATTATTGCTGAAGCCAGCTTGTCTTTTTTAGGACTGGGTCAGCAACCGCCTAATCCCTCATGGGGATCCATGCTCAACACGGCGAAGGGTTTTCTTGAACAGGCCGCGTGGATGTCTATTTTTCCCGGCGTGGCTATTTTCCTTGCGGTGCAAGGTTTCAATCTACTCGGCGACGGGCTGCGCGATGCGCTCGATCCGCGCCACGACTAAGGAGTCATGATGACCAAAGCACTTGATTTTTCCACCGGTTACGCCTCACAACGTCCACCTGTAATGGGACGTAACGCCGTGGCGACCTCTCAGCCGCTGGCGGCACAGGCCGGAATGCGAATGCTGCAACTGGGCGGAAATGCGGTGGATGCGGCTATTGCAACGGCGATGGCGCTTACCGTCGTTGAGCCGACCGGCTGCGGTATCGGTAGTGATGCATTTGCCATTGTCTGGGATGGAAAAAAACTGCACGGCCTGAACGCATCCGGGCGCTCGCCTGCCAGCTGGCACGCCGATCTCTTCGCCGGTAAAACGGCAGTGCCTGAAATTGGCTGGGATGCGGTAACCGTACCGGGCGCGGTATCCGGCTGGGTGGCGCTGGCTGAGCGGTTTGGTACGCTGCCGCTGACCACGCTGGCGCAACCGGCTATTGAATATGCGCGCGACGGTTTCCCGGTATCCCCGCTTATTGGCCACTTATGGCAGCGCGGCTATAACAAACTGAAAGACCAGCCGGGGTTTAGCGCCTGCTTTGCGCCAGAAGGGCGCGCACCGCGTGTCGGCGAGATTTTCCGCAATCCGGCGCAGGCGAAAACCCTGGAGCTGATTGCCCAAACTCAGGGTGAAGCGTTCTATCGCGGCGAGCTGGCACAGAAAATCGCCGCCTTTGCCGCCGAGCATGGCGCGCATCTGACGGCAGACGATCTGGCAGATCATCGTGTGGATTGGGTCGATCTGTTATCGCGGGATTTTGCCGGTGGATCGGTACAGGAGTTACCGCCTAACGGACAGGGGATCGCCACGCTTATCGCGCTGGGCATTCTGGAGAACTGCGATATTGGCCGCTACGATCCGGATTCAGTACAGTCGTTACATCTTTCCATTGAGGCGATGAAACTGGCGCTTGCCGATCTGGATCGTTATGTTGCCGATGAAGCGCATATGGAGTTTGCTGCGAAGACGCTGCTGAGCGATAGCTATTTGCAATCCCGCGCCGCGCTGATTGATCCGGATAAGGCATCGGATTTCACCTACGGTTCGCCAACCCAGAGCGGCACGGTTTATCTTTCTACGGCCGATGCCAGCGGCATGATGGTGTCATTTATTCAGTCGAACTTTATGGGGTTTGGCTCCGGCGTTGTGGTACCGGATACCGGAATTAGCCTGCAAAATCGCGGCTGCGGTTTTGTTCTCGATCCTGCGCACCCCAACGCGCTGGCTGGTAGCAAACGCCCGTTTCATACCATCATTCCAGGTTTTGCGATGGACGGAAACGGTCAGCCGCTTATGTCATTTGGCGTGATGGGCGGGCCGATGCAGGCGCAGGGACATATGCAAATGGCATTGCGGATTATGTTGCACGGCCAGAATCCGCAGGCCGCCATTGACGCGCCGCGCTGGCGAGTGGTGCAGGGCAGGGAGGTTGTCGTCGAATCGACCTTCAGTCGCAATGTGATCGCCGGACTGCGCGAGCGTGGCCATCAGGTTACGGTAGAAGATCCGTTGCAGGAGTACAATTTCGGCGGCGCGCAGATCATTTATCGCCTGCCGGAGGGGCATTATGTGGCGGCGAGTGAAAGCCGTAAAGATGGACAGGCGCTGGTGAGCTAACCGATCGCCGCGGTGCCGTCATGCCCGGTGGCGCTTACGCATACCGGGCCTGCGGTATCTATTAATTCTCCCTCAGGGAGAGGGCAGGGGTGAGGGTGGTTTATCCGCTAAGACTAAACGGATCGGCATCCTGCCATGCCGGGAATTTCTCCCGATACTCTTTCAGCGCCGTCAAAGACAGTTCCGCGTCAATCCGCGTGGCTTTATGCGGTTCGGCAGAGGCCAGGATCTCCCCTTGCGGCGTGATCACCCGACTGTCACCGCGATAATGATGACCGTTACCATCGGTGCCAACGCGGTTACAGCCCAGTACATACGCCTGATTTTCTATGGCCCGCGCCGTTAATAGTGCCTGCCAGTGTAGCGAACGTGGCGCTGGCCAGTTGGCAACATACAGTGCCAGATCATAATCATTACGATTACGTGACCATAGCGGAAATCGCAGGTCGTAGCAGACCAGCGGTAAAATACGCCAGCCGCGCCATTCAACGATTACTCGTTCAATGCCTGCCTCATAATGAAGATGTTCTTCAGCCATACGGAACAGGTGACGCTTATCGTAAAAATGTACCTTTCCCTCTGGTTCAACAAGCAGAAAACGGTTAACCGGCCCACGTTCACTTTGTAGCGCAGCACTACCGGCAATGAGCGCATTGGTCTGGCGGGCTTTCTCATGCATCCAGGCGACGACAGCGTCTTGCGACAGCGACTGCTGAGCTGCCTGCATGGCGAAACCGGTGGTAAACATTTCCGGCAGCACAATAACGTCGCGCCCGGCGATCCCTTCCAGCTGGCGATCAAAATGTCGCAGGTTAGCCGGTCCGTCCATCCAGACCAGCGGCTGTTGTAATAGCGTTACTTTCAGGCCAGGCACAATCGTACTCCTCGTTTGACGTCCTTTACTCACTCTAGCATGGCGCAGAAAATAAAAAACCCCGCCTGAGCGGGGTGAAAAAAGTGACAGATTGTTATGCCGCTTCAGGTTTACGCAACGTGACCGGCGGCTTTTTTACCGGCTGCGTCGCCAGCGCATCAGGCTCAAAATCGTCAACGTTAATACTGCGTAAACGGCTCTCTTCAGCTTTAATCAGCAGAGCCGCTTCATCCTGATCGATAAGCCCTTTCGCCAGCGCATTTTTTGCCAGCGCGTCCAGACGGGTAAACGGCAGATTTTTACCCAGTTCTTTACAGATGCGTTGATGAACAGGATCGGCCGCCATTACATCGCGCAGCGCCGCTTCCAGCAAGCCCACCGGGTTATGCTCGTCCGGGGTCAGATACTGACCGCGACCAATGCGTGACCGGGTGGCGCACGGCGTTTGCAGGATCTGCGCGACCTTATGATCGAGTTTGTCAGACGGTGCATCGTAGTGGCGACCGGTCGGGAAAATGGTCGCCCCCAGCAAACCGGCAACCGCGCGATTGGGGAAGTTACGCAGCAGTTCACCCATCGCGATTTCGGCCTGATTCAGCGCATCCTGCACGCCCCAGTGCACCAGCGGCAAATCAGCCTCATGACGGCCTTCGTCGTCATAGCGCTTAAGCACGGCAGATGCGAGATAAAGCTGGCTCAGCACGTCGCCGAGACGAGCTGAAATGCGTTCACGACGCTTCAGACTGCCGCCGAGAACCGCCATCGATACGTCAGAAAGCAGGGCCAGGTTGGCACTCAAACGGTTGAGGTGCTGATAATAACGTTTTGTCGCATCCTGCGCTGGTGAGCTACTGGTCAGGCCGCGCGTCAGCCCCAGCCAGACGCTACGCACCAGATTCGATCCGACATGACCGACATGTTTGAACAGCAGAGTATCAAACGCATTCGCATCGTTATTCTGCGCGGCGGCCATTTCATCCAGCACGTACGGGTGACAGCGGATCGCGCCCTGACCGAAGATCATCATGCTGCGGGTCAGGATGTTCGCGCCTTCTACCGTGATCGCAATCGGCGCGCCCTGGTAGGCTCGGGCCAGGAAATTGCCTTCGCCCAGCATAATTCCTTTTCCGCCGGTAATATCCATGGCGTCAATGATTGCGCGCTGCCCACGGTGGGTACAATGATATTTAACAATTGCCGACAGAACCGCCGGTTTCTCACCGAGCATAATCCCGTAGGTAATTAATGATGCGGCCGCATCCATTACGTAAGCATTCCCGGCAATACGTGCCAGCGGCTCCTCAATACCTTCCATTTTACCAATCGATACTTTGAACTGGCGGCGGATATGCGCATAGGCACCGGTCGCCATTGCCGCTGATTTCAGGCCGCCCGTTGAGTTTGATGGCAGGGTGATCCCGCGTCCTACGGACAGGCACTCAACCAGCATCCGCCATCCCTGACCGGCCATTTTGGGGCCGCCAATAATGTAATCGATCGGTACAAAGACGTCCTGACCGCGCGTTGGCCCATTCTGGAACGGCACGTTAAGCGGGAAATGGCGACGGCCAATCTCGACGCCCGGTGTGGCGGTTGGAATTAACGCGCAGGTGATACCGGGGTTTTCTTCCCCGCCCAGTAGTTTATCGGGGTCGGTCAGTTTGAATGCCAGGCCCAGCACGGTCGCGATCGGCGCGAGGGTGATATAACGTTTGTTCCAGGTCAGACGCATACCCAGAACCTGCTCTCCCTGCCAGTCACCCATACAGACGACACCGGTATCCGGGATCGCACCGGCATCAGAACCCGCTTCAGGACTGGTCAGCGCAAAGCAGGGGATCTCCTGCCCACGCGCCAGGCGCGGCAGATAATGATTTTTCTGTTCTTCAGTACCGTAATGCTGCAACAGTTCGCCCGGGCCTAATGAGTTCGGTACGCCTACGGTGATGGCCAGAATACCGGATACGCCGGAGAGCTTTTGCAGTACGCGAGACTGGGCATAAGCCGAGAATTCCAGGCCGCCGTACTCTTTTTTGATGATCATCGCGAAGAAGCGATGCTCTTTCAGAAATGCCCACAGCTCCGGCGGTAAATCGGCCAGTTCATGGGTAATTTCAAAGTCGTTTGCCATGCGACAGGCTTCTTCCGTCGGGCCATCGATAAAGGCCTGCTCTTCGGCGGTCAACTGCGGTTGCGGATAGCTGTGCAGCTTTTTCCAGTCCGGCGTGCCGCGAAACAGATCGCCTTCCCACCAGGTTGTACCGGCATCAATGGCCTCTTTTTCAGTACGCGACATTGGCGGCATGACTTTACGGAAGCTGCGAAATGCCGGGACGGAAATCATCGATTTACGCACGGGCTTCACATTCAGCGGCAGCAACAGCAGCGCGACCGGCAACAGCATCCACAGCGACCAGAGGCCAGCAGCACCCAGCGCTGCCGTCCACGCCAGCAGGATCAGGCTGCTCAGCGCTAAGCTGACCCGATGATAGAACAGCACGCCTGTCAGAATAACGGTTGCAATAATACTCAAAATCATCATAACGAAAAGCTCCCTGGCTTGTAGGAGGTCTGACCACTTGTGATGATATGGTTGTAGTGGATGTTATTTTTTTTATCAATGTGTTTACAATATAATTACAACCTTGCTCACATTGTTGCCGATTTTAAACGCACGGATAATCAAAACAGCCATTAATCGTACCGGCTTATACTTCCCGCTTTTGGTGCGATTGAGTACACTGCACCTTATCATTTTCATAAAAGCTGAAGGATGTGCTCATGTACCAGGATCTGATCCGTAATGAACTGAACGAAGCGGCGGAGACGCTGGCTAACTTTCTGAAAGATGAAGCCAACATTCACGCTATCCAGCGTGCAGCGGTGCTGCTGGCGGACAGCTTCAAGGCGGGTGGCAAGGTGCTCTCTTGCGGTAATGGCGGTTCTCATTGCGATGCGATGCATTTTGCGGAAGAGCTGACCGGGCGCTACCGGGAAAATCGTCCTGGCTATCCGGCTATTGCCATTTCTGACGTCAGCCACATTTCCTGCGTCGGCAATGATTTTGGCTACGATCATATTTTTTCCCGCTATGTTGAAGCGGTAGGTCGTGAAGGTGACGTGCTGCTGGGGATTTCCACCTCCGGTAACTCTGCTAACGTTATTAAAGCGATTGAAGCGGCTCGCGAGAAGGGTATGAAGGTCATTACTCTGACGGGTAAAGACGGCGGTAAGATGGCCGGTTCAGCAGATATTGAAATTCGCGTGCCGCATTTTGGTTATGCCGATCGCGTTCAGGAGATCCATATCAAAGTGATCCATATCCTGATCCAGCTTATTGAAAAAGAGATGGTTAAAGCCTGATTTTACGGAGTAACCTGCACGGGTGTATGAGGTGAGCTATGTGTGAATTGCTCGGGATGAGCGCCAACGTGCCAACGGATATCTGCTTTAGTTTTTCCGGGCTTGTTCAGCGTGGAGGCGGGACCGGGCCGCATAAAGACGGCTGGGGGATCACCTTTTACGAAGGTAAGGGCTGTCGCACATTTAAAGATCCGCAGCCGAGCTTTAACTCACCGATCGCTAAACTGGTGCAGGATTATCCCATCAAGTCCTGCTCCGTAGTGGCGCATATTCGCCAGGCGAACCGGGGAGAAGTGGCGCTGGAAAATACCCATCCGTTCACCCGCGAGTTGTGGGGACGCAACTGGACCTACGCGCATAACGGGCAAATGACCGGGTATAAATCGCTTGAAACGGGTATGTTTCGTCCGGTCGGCGATACCGACAGTGAAAAAGCCTTTTGCTGGCTATTGTATAAGTTGACCCAGCGCTATCCACGCACGCCGGGCAATATGCTGGCGGTGTTTAAGTACATTGCGACACTGGCCGCAGAGATGCGTCAGAAAGGGGTGTTCAATATGCTGCTGTCGGACGGGCGTTATGTGATGGCGTTCTGCTCGACCAATCTGTACTGGATCACCCGACGCGCACCGTTTGGCCGGGCCACGCTTATCGATCAGGACATGGAAATCGATTTTCAGCGGGAAACCACACCTGATGATGTGGTTTCCGTGATCGCCACTCAGCCGTTGACCGGCAATGAAACCTGGCAACGAATTATGCCAGGCGAGTGGGCGCTATTTTGTCTCGGTGAGCGAGTAGTTTGACGCCAGCTGCGGATGCACAATTTCGTGGCTTAGCGGCTTGCTGACTACGTAGCGGCCATCAACAACTGAAACCATCGGCGGCTGCTGCGTTTGTGCGAAGTAGTCGTAACCCGGTTTCAGTTGCTTCCAGAAATCGTTATACGTGGAATACTTATGGCGCTGCATATTGGCATCGGTCATACGGAACGGATAAATACTGACCTGCACCACCGGCTGACCAAAGACCAGCGCACCGGTGACAAACTGGAAAATTTCGTCAATACCAGAGTCGGTCATTGCATAGCAGCCAATTGACACGCAGTTGCCGTGGATCATCAGATACTTGCCTTCATAGCCATGCGCGCGATCGAACGCGTTCGGAAAACCAATATTAATGGCTTTATAGAAGCGGCTATCGGGTTTGAGCTGGCTACGCTGGACAGAATAGAAGCCTTCGGGGCTTTTAAAATCGCCCTGACGCTGTTTAGGCCCCAATCCGCCGGAATACTTGCAGATTTGGTAGCTATCAAGAAGTTGGTATTTTTCGCCCATTTTGACGTAGAGATCGAGGGCGCGCTCTTCCTTGAAGATCTGGATATAGACCGGCGACCCCATTAACTGCTGCTTATACTCTTTATTCACCGGCGTACCTGAACCGGTCAGACCGGCAAAAGAGACGCATGGCATCAGAAGCATCGCAAGAAAAAATGCGATTATGCGCATACTGCTTATTCCTTGATAAACGTTACCACATTGCCAGAACGGCAAAAGAGACCCGAAATCAGACTTGTCTGGATTAGGAGCGCTCACATTAGCACCACCGTAATTTTTCGCAAGCCTGACGTGCAGCGTTTACAATTTAGTTTGCGTTTACGTGCTGTTTTGCATGTCTGGCGGCGCTGCGCGCGGGTTACACGCAGGCGGGTAAACAGATTTCTCAAAGCGTGAATGCCACTGTATACTTAACCAGTGGCCGGCGAGGGAACCTGATGCGTAAAATCATACATGTCGATATGGACTGCTTCTATGCGGCGGTAGAGATGCGCGATAATCCGGCGCTGCGTGATGTTCCGCTGGCAATTGGCGGCAGCCGCGAACGCCGTGGCGTAATCAGTACCGCAAATTATCCGGCGCGTAAATTTGGCGTACGCAGCGCGATGTCCACTGCAATGGCGCTGAAGCTTTGCCCTCACTTAACGTTGCTTCCGGGGCGGTTTGATGCCTATCGGGAAGCCTCCGAACATATCCGGGACATTTTTTCGCGTTATACCTCGCTTATCGAACCGCTCTCGCTGGATGAAGCTTACCTTGATGTGACCGACAGCCTTCATTGCCACGGCTCAGCCACGCTAATGGCGCAGGCGATCCGTAAAACAATCAATGATGAACTGGATCTCACGGCCTCGGCGGGCATTGCGCCCATCAAGTTTCTCGCCAAAATCGCCTCCGATCTGAATAAGCCCAACGGCCAATATGTGATTACGCCTCAAGATGTACCCGGTTTTTTAAAAACGTTGCCGCTGAGTAAAATACCCGGCGTCGGTAAAGTTTCTGCCGCGAAGCTTGAGAATATGGGGCTGCGCACCTGTGAAGATGTGCAAAATAGCGATCTGGCCCTGCTGTTAAAACGCTTTGGTAAATTTGGCCGGGTGTTATGGGAGCGTAGCCAGGGCATCGACGATCGGGCGATTGATAACGAGCGGTTAAGAAAGTCGGTGGGCGTTGAGCGCACGCTGGCAGAAGATATTCACCAGTGGCCAGAATGCGAGGCTATTATTGAGCGCCTGTATCCGGAGCTGGAAAGTCGGCTGGCAAAAGTAAAGCCCGATCTCCTTATTGCCCGTCAGGGGGTAAAACTCAAGTTTACTGATTTTCAGCAGACGACGCAGGAGCACGTCTGGCCAAAGCTGAATAAAGACGACCTGATTGCCACCGCACGTAAAACCTGGAACGAGCGCCGCAACGGGCGAGGTGTCCGGCTGGTGGGGCTGCACGTGACGCTGCTCGATCCGCAGCTGGAAAGGCAGCTACTTTTGGGCCTGTAACAGCTAACGGATTTTATCGCTTATAAACGCGATAGTGTGCTGACAGTTTTTTTGGACGTGACGTGCTCTATGACGATCCTGCAACATTTCCACTGGGCAGGCTCGAGCAGGTAGCACATATCCATTCTGTGTCCGGTATTAACGCTGAAAACGTTCGAAAGAAAGGCGTGTACGCATAAAAATGAACCCGATAAGTACGGCTACCGGGTTCATCATTATTACACGCAGCGTAAGGCGATTACTTCTGCGGAATGGCTTTCAGCAGTTCTGTCAGCAGCGTCCAGTACTGGCCCACGCTTTCAATATGAACCTGTTCATCCGGCGAGTGTGGGCCGGTAATTGTTGGCCCAATAGACACCATATCCATTTCCGGGTACGGCTTTTTGAACAGGCCGCATTCCAGACCGGCGTGGATCACCTGAATATTCGGTACTTTATCAAACAGGCGTTGATAGGTTTCACGCACCAGCTGCATAACCGGTGAATTTGCATCCGGCTGCCAGCCCGGATAGCCACCTTTCGGCTGGGTTTTCGCGCCGGCCAGCTTGCCCAGAGATTCCAGCATACTGACTACGTAGTCTTTACCGCTGTCAATAAGCGAGCGGATCAGGCAGTGAATTTCAACATTGTCATCGGTCATGGTAACCACACCCACGTTCAGTGAGGTCTCAACCACGCCTTTCGCCACGTCGGAATTACGGATCACGCCGTTTGGTGTTGCGTTCAGCAGCTGAACGAAACGGTCACGGGACTGCGCGTTAAGCGCGCCTTTATCGGTCGTGGCCGGTTCCAGCACCAGGTTCAGATTCTTTTCTTTAATCGACAGCTCGTTTTTCAGGATGTCGAGATAAGTAGTAACCTGTGCTTTTAATGCATCCACTTTATCAGCAGCGACAGCCACGGTCGCAAACGCTTCACGCGGGATCGCATTACGCAGGGTGCCGCCGTTAAAATCAACCAGACGCAGATCTAACTCTGCGGCGTGAACGGCCAAAAAGCGCGCCAGCAGTTTATTGGCGTTGCCCAGACCTAAGTGGATATCGCCGCC encodes the following:
- the pepD gene encoding cytosol nonspecific dipeptidase, with translation MSELSQLSPQPLWDIFAKICSIPHPSHHEEELAQHIMGWAKEKGLFVDRDAVGNILIRKAATAGMENRKPVVLQAHLDMVPQKNNDTVHDFAKDPIQPYIDGEWVKARGTTLGADNGIGMASALAVLADESVEHGPLEVLLTMTEETGMDGAFGLQAGWLQADILINTDSEEEGEIYMGCAGGIDFTSNLTLTREAIPADFQSVKLTLKGLKGGHSGGDIHLGLGNANKLLARFLAVHAAELDLRLVDFNGGTLRNAIPREAFATVAVAADKVDALKAQVTTYLDILKNELSIKEKNLNLVLEPATTDKGALNAQSRDRFVQLLNATPNGVIRNSDVAKGVVETSLNVGVVTMTDDNVEIHCLIRSLIDSGKDYVVSMLESLGKLAGAKTQPKGGYPGWQPDANSPVMQLVRETYQRLFDKVPNIQVIHAGLECGLFKKPYPEMDMVSIGPTITGPHSPDEQVHIESVGQYWTLLTELLKAIPQK